Genomic DNA from Edaphobacter lichenicola:
GAGAATGGGCTATCCGTGACCGCCGGCTTATTGCGAGCAACGTTCTCGAGGTCGGAGGAGCCGGTTTCGCCGGTGGGGGTACTTACGGCTTTACCCGCGATGGGTGAGGCGTGCCGCCCGGCAGGCTGCTGTATGGGATCTCGCGCACCTCGCCCCTCGACCGGCTATCGAAGGCAGCCTTGCGCGCCCACGCCAGTGCCTCATCCATGTCAGCGGCTTCCAGTATCCAAAAACCGCCAATGTGCTCCTTGGTTTCCAGATACGGGCCGTCGGTGACGAGCGCTTCGCCATTTGATTGCCCCCGCAGCGACTTCGCCTGGCTGGCTGGGCTGAGGCCGCAAGCCATGAGCCTGGCACCAGCAGCTTCCAACTCGTCGTTGAGATCATTGATAGCACGTACCGTCGCTTCGGTCATGGTGGACGGGTCGAAGTTGTCGGGAAGGTAATTCGCAAGCAAATATTGCGGCATGATTTCTCCTTTTATCGTGTAACGCTCTTCGTGCGAGCTGGGTGAGGCCGGCGATGACGCGCGCAGCCTCGATGCGCCAGACGGCTTCGATGGTGCAATGAAAGACCTGATGTGGATCGGTAGAAGACACTGCTACCGATCACACCCGCTTCAATCCTGGATACAAGAGCGGCTATTTGCTGACGGCCTGATTCGGCAGCTCAGCCCGTTTCGCTACTTTGTACTCGATCTCCTCTTTGGACAGGATGGGGGCGAAGTCTTCCATCTCAAAGACCTGGCGAATTTCGATTTCGGAGTCGCTGCCGTGGGGGTTGGGGCAGCGCTTGACCCACTCAATGGCCTCTTCGAGGGACTTGACCTGCCAGATCCAAAAGCCCGCTATGAGCTCCTTGGCCTCGGTGAAGGGGCCGTCGATGACGGTACGCGACGTGCCGGAGAACTTGACGCGTGCGCCTTTGGAGCTGGGATGGAGGCCATCCATGGCGAGCACGATGCCAGCCTTGATGAGCTCTTCGTTGAACTTGCCCATCTCGGCCAAGAGCTGCGGATCGGGGAGGGCGCCTTTTTTGTCTGCCTCTGGGGTTGATTTGACGATGACCATGAATCGCATTGCGGAATCTCCTTTGGGTTGAGCGATTTTCTTTAAAACGATCTTCGGGTGGGCCGATTGCCCTGCCTTCACGATATAGTCGAACGGCCAGACTGGAATTCGACAAAGCGTCCAGGAAATTTTGCTTCTTCTGCGCTTTTTTTATTTCAACTCCCGAATCCGCTTTTGCAGGAACTGCCGCTCCGGTTCCTGTTGGGTCAGCGCCAGAGCTTTCTCATAAGAGGACCGGGCCTCAGCCGTCCTGCCCAGCCTGCGGTACATATCCGCGCGGGCTGAATGCGCCAGGTAGTAATTTGCCAATTCGCCATCTTCCAACACCGCGTCGATATGCGCCAGACCGGCCTCCGGACCATCGCGCATTGCAACTGCCACGGCACGATTCAGCTCTACAACTGGCGAAGGCTGAATTCGTATCAATCGGCCGTAAAGCGCAACAATCTGCCGCCAATCGGTCAGAGCGACCGATTCCGCCTCCGCATGAACGGCCGCAATCGCAGCCTGCAGCGTGTAGGAGCCGAAGCCCCGGGACTTCAGGGCCTTCTCCAGCAATGCCACTCCCTCCGCGATCTGCTCCCGGTTCCAGAGCGAGCGGTCCTGATTCTCCAGCAAAATCAGCTCTCCAGTGGGCGACGTTCTCGCAGCGCGACGGGATTCCTGCAGCAACATCAGGGAAAGCAGCCCAAGGACCTCCGGCTCCGGCAGCAGTCCGCTCACCAGCCGGCCCAGTCGAATCGCCTCGGCGGTTAGTTCGGCCCGCGTTACCTCCGCTCCCGCCGCAGCCGAATAACCCTCGTTGAAGACGAGATAGACGACCTGAAGCACCGCGCCCAGTCGCTCCGGCAACTCCTGCGGCGACGGCACCTCGTACCGAATAGGTGTGTCTCGAATCTTTGCCTTTGCGCGCACAATGCGCTGCGCGAGCGTCGCCGGCGTAATGAGAAATGCTCGGGCAATCTCCTCTGTCGTCAGGCCGCAGACTTCACGCAGCGTGAGCGCTAACTGTCCTTCCGGCGGCAGAGCGGGATGGCAGCAGGTAAAGATGAGACGAAGGCGGTCGTCCTCGATCTCCTCCTCCTCGTAAGGCGCTTCGTTGACGCGCGCCTCGAGGTAGAGCACGAGGTCTTTCTGTGCGCTGTCGAAGCGCGCCCGCCGGCGCATTCCGTC
This window encodes:
- a CDS encoding YciI family protein, giving the protein MPQYLLANYLPDNFDPSTMTEATVRAINDLNDELEAAGARLMACGLSPASQAKSLRGQSNGEALVTDGPYLETKEHIGGFWILEAADMDEALAWARKAAFDSRSRGEVREIPYSSLPGGTPHPSRVKP
- a CDS encoding YciI family protein, which translates into the protein MRFMVIVKSTPEADKKGALPDPQLLAEMGKFNEELIKAGIVLAMDGLHPSSKGARVKFSGTSRTVIDGPFTEAKELIAGFWIWQVKSLEEAIEWVKRCPNPHGSDSEIEIRQVFEMEDFAPILSKEEIEYKVAKRAELPNQAVSK
- a CDS encoding RNA polymerase sigma factor: MRQNVSEELSRTIERLYRSESGRILATLVRLLGDLDVAEEAMHEAFAAALDTWPQTGVPDNPRPWLISTARFKAIDGMRRRARFDSAQKDLVLYLEARVNEAPYEEEEIEDDRLRLIFTCCHPALPPEGQLALTLREVCGLTTEEIARAFLITPATLAQRIVRAKAKIRDTPIRYEVPSPQELPERLGAVLQVVYLVFNEGYSAAAGAEVTRAELTAEAIRLGRLVSGLLPEPEVLGLLSLMLLQESRRAARTSPTGELILLENQDRSLWNREQIAEGVALLEKALKSRGFGSYTLQAAIAAVHAEAESVALTDWRQIVALYGRLIRIQPSPVVELNRAVAVAMRDGPEAGLAHIDAVLEDGELANYYLAHSARADMYRRLGRTAEARSSYEKALALTQQEPERQFLQKRIRELK